A single genomic interval of Bacillota bacterium harbors:
- a CDS encoding ABC transporter ATP-binding protein — translation MSILVNKLVAGYDSKTVLKGIDLEIQKGRIYALLGRNGCGKTTLLRCINAIIRPIEGNIQIDGKDLAKLSRRHIARLVSVVPQSTVITFDYSSQEIVLMGEAARIPLWGAPGAAERRRAEKVFDQIGIKYLMKRPFNMLSSGERQMVLLARALFQNSPYMLLDEPNSHLDFSNQHRIMDLVRQLSRELNITVLVTLHDPNLALYYCDEVFLLHGGKILAEGCTDHVLQDSFLSHVYGENIRTDYTCNHGLPIVVPKNVAQPMAI, via the coding sequence TTGAGCATTCTTGTTAACAAACTTGTAGCCGGTTATGATAGCAAAACTGTATTGAAGGGTATCGATCTGGAAATACAAAAAGGCCGCATCTATGCCCTTCTGGGCAGAAACGGTTGTGGTAAAACCACCCTTTTAAGATGTATCAATGCCATTATAAGGCCAATCGAAGGAAACATCCAGATCGATGGTAAAGACCTGGCGAAGCTCTCCAGGCGCCATATTGCCCGCCTGGTCAGCGTGGTACCCCAGAGTACCGTCATAACTTTTGACTATTCTTCACAGGAAATCGTTCTGATGGGGGAGGCGGCCCGGATCCCCTTATGGGGCGCACCGGGTGCTGCTGAAAGAAGGCGGGCGGAAAAAGTTTTCGATCAGATAGGAATCAAGTACCTGATGAAAAGGCCGTTCAACATGCTTTCCAGCGGGGAAAGACAGATGGTCCTTCTGGCCAGGGCATTGTTTCAAAACAGCCCTTACATGCTACTGGATGAACCCAACTCCCATCTGGATTTTTCCAATCAACACAGGATCATGGATCTGGTTCGTCAGCTGTCCAGAGAATTGAACATTACGGTTCTGGTTACTTTGCATGATCCCAATCTGGCCCTCTATTACTGTGACGAGGTTTTCCTTTTACATGGGGGGAAAATACTGGCCGAGGGTTGTACCGATCATGTATTGCAGGATAGTTTCCTTTCTCATGTTTACGGTGAAAATATCCGCACCGATTATACATGCAATCATGGTTTGCCGATCGTGGTACCCAAAAACGTTGCCCAACCGATGGCTATATAA
- a CDS encoding aspartyl/glutamyl-tRNA amidotransferase subunit C, translating into MSIGDDEIRNLFEAAKLAPSEDRLQEAREDICTFEEWIAPLLAVKTEGVEPTLYNFTGTNRLREDVATARVDNNKFYRAASNFEEGFYRVPPILE; encoded by the coding sequence TTGAGCATCGGCGATGATGAGATCAGGAATTTGTTCGAGGCGGCAAAGTTGGCCCCGAGCGAGGATAGATTGCAAGAAGCAAGAGAAGACATATGCACCTTTGAAGAGTGGATCGCGCCGCTTCTTGCTGTAAAAACTGAAGGGGTGGAGCCCACGCTGTACAATTTCACAGGAACCAACAGGTTGCGTGAGGATGTGGCCACTGCCAGGGTTGATAACAACAAATTTTACCGGGCGGCTTCAAATTTTGAGGAAGGATTTTACCGGGTTCCGCCGATTCTTGAATGA
- the gatA gene encoding Asp-tRNA(Asn)/Glu-tRNA(Gln) amidotransferase subunit GatA, protein MELFEMTAGEAVEAIKGKKIKARELTEAILARSGEIDDGIKAFATVTAEKALEQADAVDRDISGQGDPLSLAGLPIVLGDDICLEGVPAAAGSRVIASFPAPYTATVVQKSLEAGAVVIGKASMTEFGMGSTGGESLHPHSRNPLNTSYSAGDGSAAAVASGQAMLGLTSDSGGSARISASYCGIAGFRPTPGSISRYGLISSASSMSQISFVARKAADFKLLFDPLFGFDPRDSSTVFADEQIPGEEGTVTRIGFPGQLFDGAGEPEQASFRRIFDGIVSRGVEVVEVSLPHFAPALLAYHVITIAESFSNLSRYDGIRYGFNADSGDLEEWYRQTRDRGIGEEAKRRFILGAFLLGRDNHEKYYEQALRVWTLVKKDFTEALHGCDLILLPVVRSAAPLLNEKKPFIENYCREEFCAPVSMAGMPSVSIPARAIGGMPQGIQLVGKSAADCLLIDFAADLEKEIGSWKEN, encoded by the coding sequence GTGGAATTGTTCGAGATGACCGCCGGTGAAGCGGTGGAAGCCATAAAAGGAAAAAAAATCAAGGCGCGCGAACTGACCGAAGCGATCCTGGCGCGATCTGGTGAAATTGATGACGGAATAAAGGCATTTGCAACCGTAACTGCTGAAAAAGCTCTGGAGCAGGCCGATGCGGTGGATCGCGATATATCCGGACAGGGCGATCCTCTCTCCCTGGCCGGATTGCCAATTGTTCTGGGAGATGACATCTGCCTTGAAGGTGTTCCCGCTGCAGCCGGCTCGAGGGTCATAGCATCTTTTCCCGCTCCATACACGGCTACGGTGGTGCAGAAATCACTTGAAGCCGGGGCGGTTGTCATCGGGAAGGCCAGCATGACCGAATTCGGTATGGGCAGCACAGGCGGGGAATCGCTTCATCCACATAGCCGCAACCCTTTGAACACGTCATACTCGGCCGGAGACGGTTCTGCCGCGGCGGTTGCTTCCGGGCAGGCCATGCTGGGGCTTACCTCGGATAGCGGCGGTTCCGCGCGGATCTCCGCCTCGTATTGTGGCATTGCCGGGTTCAGGCCGACCCCGGGATCGATTTCGCGCTATGGTTTGATTTCGTCTGCTTCTTCGATGTCCCAGATAAGTTTTGTTGCCAGGAAGGCGGCTGATTTCAAATTGTTGTTTGACCCCTTGTTCGGGTTCGATCCCCGTGATTCTTCAACGGTGTTTGCCGATGAACAGATTCCCGGGGAGGAAGGGACGGTAACCAGAATAGGTTTTCCCGGGCAACTGTTTGATGGGGCCGGGGAACCCGAGCAGGCCTCTTTTCGCAGAATATTCGATGGGATTGTTTCCCGGGGGGTGGAGGTGGTGGAGGTTTCCCTGCCCCATTTTGCCCCGGCACTGCTGGCTTATCATGTTATCACCATCGCCGAATCCTTTTCCAACCTGTCCCGTTATGATGGTATCCGCTATGGATTCAATGCGGACAGCGGCGATCTGGAAGAATGGTACCGGCAGACCAGGGATCGGGGTATCGGTGAGGAGGCAAAGAGACGTTTTATCCTGGGTGCTTTCTTGCTGGGCCGTGACAATCATGAGAAATATTATGAACAGGCTCTTCGCGTATGGACCCTGGTCAAAAAAGATTTTACGGAAGCGCTGCATGGATGCGATTTGATCCTGTTGCCCGTGGTGCGTTCCGCGGCGCCCCTTCTGAATGAAAAAAAGCCTTTTATTGAAAACTACTGCAGGGAAGAATTCTGCGCGCCGGTGAGTATGGCCGGAATGCCTTCCGTGAGCATTCCTGCCCGTGCAATTGGGGGGATGCCGCAGGGCATCCAACTGGTGGGGAAGTCTGCTGCTGACTGCCTTCTGATCGATTTTGCAGCCGATCTGGAAAAGGAGATTGGCAGCTGGAAAGAAAACTGA
- the gatB gene encoding Asp-tRNA(Asn)/Glu-tRNA(Gln) amidotransferase subunit GatB → MSYEIVIGLEVHVELLTRSKLFCGCPNDFSSKPNTNVCEVCLGFPGTLPHLNGGAVDQALRAALALNCEISLCSRFDRKNYFYPDTPKGYQTTQFFKPIGEHGHLEIEGPEMGKKVVGITRVHIEEDAGKLVHSPAGDCSMVDFNRAGVPLVEIVSEPDLRSPAEARCYLERLKSILQYARVSDCKMEEGSLRCDANISLRLPGQEKLGVKTELKNMNSFRAVERALEYEIRRQAEILDGGGEVISETRRWIEEDEKTVAMRSKIESYRYFTDPELAPVELSAAYVEETRSSLPEFAPQRIIRYIEEYELPRYDAEVITGNYFLSEYFEACLQEYPHPKTVSNWLMGDFTALVKAEGKEIEELDFSPSHLADLLNMIDEGLISGKIAKQVLETSFKTGQKPRKVVEAEGLLQITDEEEIENIVNAVVSENPSSVNDYRAGKKKALGFLVGQVMKITAGKANPQMVNKLLRKILDES, encoded by the coding sequence ATGAGTTACGAAATTGTGATTGGATTGGAAGTTCACGTGGAATTGCTTACCCGCAGCAAGCTGTTCTGCGGTTGCCCCAACGATTTTTCGTCCAAGCCGAATACCAATGTATGCGAGGTCTGCCTTGGTTTTCCGGGTACCCTTCCCCATCTCAACGGCGGTGCGGTTGACCAGGCCCTCAGGGCTGCCCTTGCTTTGAATTGCGAGATATCACTTTGTAGCCGTTTTGACCGGAAAAACTATTTTTATCCTGACACCCCGAAGGGGTACCAGACCACCCAGTTTTTCAAGCCCATAGGTGAACATGGTCATCTGGAAATAGAAGGACCGGAAATGGGGAAGAAGGTTGTCGGAATCACCCGGGTGCATATCGAAGAAGATGCCGGCAAACTTGTGCATTCCCCGGCGGGTGATTGCTCCATGGTGGATTTCAACCGGGCGGGGGTTCCCCTGGTGGAGATAGTCTCCGAGCCCGATCTGCGTTCACCGGCCGAAGCACGCTGCTATCTGGAAAGGTTGAAAAGCATCTTGCAGTATGCCCGTGTCTCCGATTGCAAGATGGAAGAAGGAAGCTTGCGCTGTGATGCCAATATTTCCTTGCGGTTGCCTGGCCAGGAAAAATTGGGGGTCAAGACAGAGTTGAAGAACATGAACTCTTTCCGTGCCGTGGAGAGGGCATTGGAGTATGAGATCAGGCGCCAGGCGGAGATCCTCGACGGGGGAGGGGAGGTAATCTCCGAAACGAGGAGATGGATCGAAGAGGATGAAAAAACGGTTGCCATGCGCAGCAAGATTGAATCCTACCGTTATTTCACCGATCCCGAGCTTGCCCCGGTTGAGTTGAGTGCGGCATATGTTGAAGAAACACGTTCTTCCCTTCCGGAGTTCGCTCCGCAGAGGATTATCCGTTACATTGAAGAATATGAACTTCCCCGCTATGACGCTGAAGTGATCACCGGCAATTATTTTCTATCGGAATATTTCGAGGCATGTTTGCAAGAGTATCCCCATCCCAAGACGGTCAGCAACTGGCTGATGGGTGATTTCACGGCCCTGGTGAAAGCGGAAGGAAAGGAAATCGAGGAACTCGATTTTTCACCTTCGCATCTGGCCGACCTTCTCAACATGATTGATGAAGGCCTGATCAGCGGCAAGATCGCCAAACAAGTGCTGGAAACGAGTTTCAAGACAGGACAGAAACCGCGCAAGGTTGTTGAAGCGGAAGGATTGTTGCAGATAACCGATGAAGAGGAAATAGAAAATATCGTCAACGCCGTGGTAAGCGAGAACCCTTCATCAGTCAACGATTACCGGGCCGGCAAAAAGAAGGCACTGGGTTTCCTGGTCGGTCAGGTAATGAAAATCACCGCAGGGAAAGCCAATCCTCAAATGGTGAACAAATTGCTAAGAAAGATTCTGGATGAATCTTGA
- a CDS encoding fumarate hydratase, translated as MREIQAELVVNRVSRMCQEANIIIAPRLADALKKASDREESPIGKAVLKQILENAVIAREERIPLCQDTGVAVFFVEWGEDTVITGSTLEEAINEGVRKGYTEGYLRKSMVEDPLRRSNTGDNTPAIIHIKSVAGDRLKITFLAKGGGSENQSKVGMLKPADGREGVVNFVVDHVKEAGPNPCPPIIVGVGIGGTFEYAAYLSKKALLRSMGEPHPDPYYAEMEEEILEKINNLGIGPQGFGGRVTALAVHILTYPCHIASLPVAVNIDCHASRHMKIVI; from the coding sequence ATGAGAGAAATCCAAGCGGAACTGGTTGTGAACAGGGTGTCCAGGATGTGCCAGGAAGCCAATATCATCATCGCCCCCCGGCTGGCCGACGCGTTGAAGAAAGCATCCGACCGGGAAGAATCGCCAATCGGGAAAGCAGTTTTGAAGCAGATTCTGGAAAATGCCGTGATTGCCCGCGAAGAACGCATTCCACTTTGCCAGGATACCGGGGTTGCCGTTTTTTTTGTCGAGTGGGGGGAGGATACAGTCATCACCGGATCCACCCTTGAAGAAGCTATCAACGAAGGGGTGAGAAAGGGGTACACGGAAGGGTATTTGCGGAAATCGATGGTCGAAGATCCCTTGCGAAGGTCAAACACCGGTGACAATACACCGGCCATAATTCATATCAAATCGGTTGCCGGCGACCGCCTGAAGATCACTTTTCTGGCCAAGGGGGGGGGAAGTGAGAACCAGAGCAAGGTGGGGATGCTGAAGCCCGCGGATGGCCGCGAGGGGGTAGTCAATTTTGTTGTCGATCATGTAAAGGAAGCGGGCCCCAACCCCTGCCCACCGATAATCGTGGGGGTGGGTATTGGAGGCACCTTTGAATATGCGGCCTATCTTTCCAAGAAGGCCTTGTTGAGATCGATGGGTGAGCCGCACCCTGATCCTTACTATGCGGAGATGGAAGAAGAGATCCTCGAGAAGATAAACAACCTGGGTATCGGCCCCCAGGGGTTCGGCGGAAGGGTTACGGCCCTGGCTGTTCATATTCTGACCTATCCCTGCCATATAGCCAGCTTGCCCGTGGCGGTCAATATCGATTGTCATGCCAGCAGGCATATGAAGATCGTGATCTGA
- a CDS encoding TRZ/ATZ family protein, with translation MAIKNIHAPLGENDVSALRSGDMVNVSGIIYVARDTAHRKMVDALGEGAALPFHLEGQIVYYCGPSPAREGQIIGAAGPTTSNRMDVYTPLLLANGMKACIGKGSRSEKVRKALCRYKGVYLAAIGGCGALLSRKITASEIIAFPELGPEAIHRLEVKNFPAIVVNDMYGNDLYKEGKRRFEITVDGEG, from the coding sequence ATGGCCATCAAAAATATTCATGCCCCGCTCGGCGAGAATGATGTTTCAGCTTTGAGATCAGGGGACATGGTCAACGTCAGCGGCATCATCTACGTGGCCAGGGATACCGCCCACAGGAAGATGGTTGATGCTCTCGGGGAGGGGGCTGCTCTTCCTTTTCATCTGGAAGGGCAGATCGTATATTATTGTGGGCCATCTCCGGCCAGGGAGGGGCAGATCATCGGTGCAGCGGGGCCCACCACGAGCAACCGCATGGATGTCTACACCCCTTTGCTGCTGGCCAACGGCATGAAAGCCTGTATCGGCAAAGGGAGCAGAAGTGAAAAGGTCAGAAAGGCCCTCTGCAGATACAAGGGGGTCTACCTGGCAGCAATTGGCGGATGCGGTGCGCTGTTATCCCGCAAGATTACCGCCAGCGAAATCATAGCTTTCCCCGAACTCGGGCCTGAAGCCATCCACCGTTTGGAAGTGAAAAATTTTCCGGCCATAGTGGTCAATGATATGTACGGAAATGACCTGTACAAAGAGGGAAAGAGAAGATTTGAAATCACCGTTGACGGTGAAGGATAG
- the nth gene encoding endonuclease III: protein MEDNIKRILDLLKKHYPGARTSLHYNTPFQLLVAVILSARSTDEQVNRITPALFAAFGTPDAMAGASVPEVEELVKSCGLYRSKSRNLVKMAGMVKSRYGGNIPSTLEELISLPGVGRKTANVVLSVAFDKPAIAVDTHVFRVSKRLGLASGKTPLAVERELMEIIPRQQWSATHHRLIAHGRSICISRKPCCEECFLNCYCVRKGI from the coding sequence ATGGAAGACAACATCAAGAGGATACTGGATTTATTGAAAAAACATTATCCCGGGGCAAGGACCTCTCTGCACTACAATACGCCTTTTCAGCTTCTGGTGGCGGTCATTCTTTCCGCCAGAAGCACCGATGAGCAGGTCAATCGTATCACGCCGGCTTTGTTTGCCGCATTCGGGACTCCCGATGCCATGGCCGGAGCCAGCGTGCCGGAAGTTGAGGAACTGGTCAAGAGCTGCGGGCTTTACAGGAGCAAGAGCAGGAACCTGGTCAAGATGGCCGGGATGGTCAAGTCCCGCTACGGCGGGAATATACCATCGACCCTGGAGGAACTGATTTCCCTGCCCGGTGTGGGGCGGAAGACCGCCAATGTTGTTCTCAGCGTTGCATTTGACAAACCGGCCATTGCGGTCGATACCCATGTTTTCAGGGTGTCAAAACGCCTGGGGCTGGCCTCGGGGAAAACGCCGCTTGCTGTAGAAAGGGAGCTGATGGAGATCATTCCGCGCCAACAATGGTCCGCAACTCACCATCGGCTGATTGCCCATGGGCGTTCTATCTGTATTTCCCGGAAACCCTGCTGCGAAGAATGTTTTTTGAACTGTTACTGTGTCAGAAAAGGAATATAA
- a CDS encoding AAA family ATPase, with amino-acid sequence MEGLYILCDPLEFEFETTEEVPPLEDIIGQERAVKAMDFGLRIKQHGYNIYISGITGTGKNSYARSLIKEIAAGEDVPDDWCYVYNFKKPEEPIALNFPAGEGAVFARNMENFIAELKEAIPNAFSSEDYDRKKTEYIKEYQDIRTALMDKLNRIASEKGFLLKKTSSGFVTVPVVDDKQVSEQDYDKLPEETKEELEARSNEVQLKALEILRKIQGAEKELRKKIKKMDREIALMAIGHFFEEMNEEYRDHTKVMNYLHDFREDVLNNIGIFRADEEDSSHEPLAWLGRQSKQREIRYKVNLLVDNQDRKGAPVEIEHNPFYYNMIGRVEYENRMGMVLTDFTMIKGGALHRANGGYLILQALDVLNSLQSWEVIKRVLKTKKITIENIAEQYGLVAMSTLKPEPIPLNTKVIMIGSQLIYQLLYHYDEDFRKLFKIKADFDVEMKRDRVNMTKMASFISAHCRKEKLKHFDREAVARVVDYGSRLAEDREKISTRFNDIVEILYEADAWAGVEGDDLVSGGHVQKAITEKIYRSNKLENKIQELVEKEQILLDVEGSAVGQINGLSVVDLGDYRFGYPTRITASTFLGRQGIINIERESELSGKIYNKAVLIIGGFIGHRYAQKVPLSLSASICFEQSYSGVEGDSASVAELLAILSSLAEVPLRQGVAVSGSVNQKGEVQPVGGINQKIEGFYHTCRVKGLDGDQGVVIPAANYSNLMLSPEVVEAVKEGLFSVYLVNDIDEAVELMTGMAPGTMQEDGTFPEGTFNYLVQEKLLHYHRLIGKKDEDEQNGMKKD; translated from the coding sequence ATGGAAGGTCTTTATATTTTATGTGATCCCCTGGAGTTTGAATTTGAAACCACGGAGGAAGTTCCCCCTCTCGAAGATATTATCGGACAGGAGAGGGCGGTAAAAGCGATGGATTTCGGCCTGAGAATAAAGCAGCATGGTTATAACATCTATATTTCCGGGATCACGGGCACGGGGAAGAACAGTTATGCCCGGTCGCTGATCAAGGAAATTGCTGCCGGGGAAGATGTTCCCGATGACTGGTGCTATGTCTACAATTTCAAAAAACCAGAGGAACCGATCGCCCTCAATTTTCCGGCTGGCGAGGGGGCAGTCTTTGCCCGCAACATGGAAAATTTTATTGCGGAACTGAAAGAAGCCATTCCGAATGCTTTCAGCAGCGAGGATTATGACCGAAAAAAAACAGAATACATAAAGGAATATCAGGATATCAGGACGGCATTGATGGATAAATTGAACCGGATAGCCAGCGAGAAAGGGTTCTTGCTGAAAAAAACGAGCAGCGGCTTTGTGACCGTTCCTGTCGTTGATGATAAACAGGTAAGCGAGCAAGACTATGACAAACTGCCTGAAGAAACGAAAGAGGAGCTGGAGGCCAGGTCAAATGAAGTACAGCTGAAAGCATTGGAGATACTGAGAAAGATACAGGGAGCCGAAAAAGAACTGCGGAAGAAGATCAAGAAGATGGACAGGGAGATTGCCCTCATGGCCATCGGGCATTTTTTCGAGGAGATGAACGAGGAATACAGGGATCATACCAAGGTCATGAATTATCTCCATGATTTTCGCGAGGATGTTTTGAACAATATCGGCATCTTCAGGGCCGATGAAGAGGATAGTTCACATGAGCCCCTGGCCTGGCTTGGCAGGCAGAGCAAGCAGCGCGAGATACGCTACAAGGTCAACCTCCTGGTGGACAATCAGGATCGGAAGGGTGCCCCTGTCGAGATCGAGCATAACCCTTTCTATTACAACATGATCGGACGGGTGGAATATGAAAACCGCATGGGGATGGTGTTGACCGATTTTACCATGATCAAGGGGGGAGCCCTGCATAGAGCAAATGGCGGGTACCTTATCTTGCAGGCGCTGGATGTTCTGAACAGTTTACAGTCATGGGAAGTGATCAAGAGGGTTCTTAAAACGAAAAAGATCACCATAGAAAATATTGCCGAGCAATATGGGTTGGTAGCGATGTCGACCTTGAAACCCGAGCCCATCCCTCTGAATACCAAGGTGATCATGATCGGCAGCCAGCTAATTTACCAGCTACTCTATCACTATGATGAAGATTTTCGTAAACTTTTCAAGATCAAAGCGGATTTTGATGTGGAAATGAAGAGGGATCGGGTCAACATGACGAAGATGGCCAGCTTCATTTCGGCTCACTGCCGGAAAGAAAAACTGAAACATTTTGATCGGGAAGCGGTGGCTCGTGTGGTAGATTACGGCTCCAGGCTGGCGGAGGATAGGGAAAAAATAAGTACCCGCTTCAATGACATAGTCGAGATTCTCTACGAAGCGGATGCCTGGGCGGGAGTCGAGGGAGATGATCTGGTGTCGGGTGGGCATGTACAGAAAGCCATCACCGAAAAGATATATCGTTCCAACAAATTGGAGAACAAGATTCAGGAACTGGTTGAGAAAGAGCAGATCCTCCTTGATGTTGAGGGCAGTGCCGTAGGGCAGATCAACGGCCTTTCCGTTGTGGACCTGGGAGACTACCGCTTCGGGTACCCGACCCGTATCACCGCCTCTACCTTCCTGGGCCGGCAAGGAATTATCAATATTGAAAGAGAAAGCGAATTGAGCGGTAAAATTTACAACAAAGCTGTCCTCATCATCGGCGGTTTCATCGGTCACCGTTATGCACAGAAAGTGCCCCTGAGTTTATCAGCCAGCATCTGTTTTGAACAAAGCTATTCCGGTGTGGAAGGTGACAGTGCTTCCGTGGCAGAACTGCTGGCCATCCTTTCCAGCCTGGCCGAAGTCCCTCTCCGCCAGGGGGTGGCTGTCTCCGGTTCTGTCAATCAGAAAGGAGAAGTGCAGCCGGTGGGTGGGATCAACCAGAAAATCGAAGGATTTTATCATACGTGCAGGGTGAAGGGACTTGACGGTGATCAGGGAGTTGTTATTCCGGCTGCGAATTATTCCAATCTGATGCTTTCTCCCGAAGTCGTGGAAGCGGTGAAAGAGGGATTGTTCTCGGTTTATCTTGTTAACGATATCGATGAGGCCGTTGAACTGATGACAGGGATGGCGCCCGGAACCATGCAGGAGGACGGCACCTTTCCCGAAGGTACTTTCAATTATCTGGTTCAGGAAAAATTGCTTCATTACCATCGTCTGATCGGCAAAAAAGATGAGGATGAGCAGAACGGAATGAAGAAAGATTGA
- a CDS encoding tRNA (cytidine(34)-2'-O)-methyltransferase: MHVILVEPEIPQNTGNISRTCVLTDSELHLVKPLGFSLDDRHLKRAGLDYWPHLKLHLHDSFASLSGRYPEARFLFFSVKGGTLYTDFAYRDDDFLVFGSETSGFPEGFLQEGQTVLRMPMNRNIKRSLNLSNAVAIVLYEALRQQDFPRMK; the protein is encoded by the coding sequence ATGCACGTCATACTTGTTGAACCTGAAATACCGCAGAATACCGGCAATATTTCCCGCACCTGCGTTCTGACCGATTCCGAATTGCATCTTGTCAAACCACTGGGTTTCTCCCTGGATGACCGCCACCTGAAGAGAGCCGGCCTGGATTACTGGCCCCATTTGAAACTCCATCTGCATGACAGTTTTGCATCGTTGAGCGGCCGCTACCCCGAAGCACGGTTCCTGTTTTTTTCGGTAAAAGGCGGCACATTATATACAGATTTCGCATACAGGGATGATGATTTCCTCGTATTTGGCAGTGAAACCAGCGGTTTTCCCGAAGGTTTCCTGCAAGAAGGGCAAACTGTCTTGCGGATGCCGATGAACAGAAATATCAAACGTTCATTGAACCTCTCCAACGCGGTCGCTATTGTTCTCTACGAAGCCTTGAGGCAGCAGGATTTTCCCCGGATGAAATAA